GAAAACTCGCGGTTATAGTCGTAGCCGCCCCCTTTGAGCACTTGCCGCGCCACTTCGGTGTCGCCGAAGTATTCGATACGCAGCGTGTCGAAATTGTAGCGGCCGCGGCTGACTGGGAGGTCTTTGGCCCACCAGGTCGGGTTACGTTCAAAGGTGATGCTGCGGCCATTGTCGATCCGGCCAATGCGATACGGGCCGCTGCCGACCGGTTTGTCGAAGCCGGCCCCGTTGGCGAAATCGCGCTGCTGCCAGTCATGCTCGGGCAGCACCGGCAGGCCTGCCAGGTCCAGCGGCAGGGTGCGGCCGTGGGGCTGCTTGAAGTCGAAGCGCACGCGGTGGGGGCCTTCGACAGTCACCCCAGTGACCTCGGCGAACTGGGTGCGGTATTTGAGGCTGCCTTTGCTCATCAGCAGCTCAAAGGTGAAACGCACGTCTTCGGCGCGCACCGGTTTGCCGTCGGCGAAGGTGGCGCGTGGGTCGATTTCGAAACGTAGCCAGGCATCGTCGGGGCCACGCTCCATGCGCCGGGCAATCAGGCCGTAGACGGTGTAGGGTTCATCGAACGCGCGCACGGCCAATGGCGCGTAAAGCCAGCCATCGACTTCGTTGACGCCGATGCCTTTGTCGATGTACGGCAGAATATGGTCGAACTGGCCGATCTCGAGGGCCGAGCGGCGCAGCATGCCGCCCTTGGGGGCGTAGGGGTTGGTGTAGTCGAAATGGCGGAAGGTTTCGTTGTAGCGAGGGGCTTCGCCGTAGACGGTCAAGGCGTGGGTAGGTGCGGCGTGGGCGTTAGGGGGAAGGCACAGGATCAATGCCAGCCAGCCCAGGCGATACAAACCCCGGCAGCAGCACCAGGGTGCTGCTGCAGAGGTTGAGTCGTTCCTGAGGAACAACCTGGTATCAGTCCTGACGGCTGGTCACTTCCAGCAGGTGATAACCGAACTGGGTTTTCACCGGGCCCTGGACAACGTTCAGCGGCGCGCTGAAGACCACGGTATCGAACTCACGCACCATCTGGCCCGGGCCGAACGAGCCCAGGTCGCCGCCTTGGCGGCTGGATGGGCAGGTGGAGTTGGCCTTGGCGACTTCAGCGAAATCGGCACCCGCTTCGATCTGGGTTTTGAGTTCGTTGCATTTGTCTTCGCTGCTGACCAGGATGTGGCGGGCGGTGGCACGTGCCATGGGTACTGCTCCTTAGGGTAAAAACGCAAGCCTAGCGCACTTGTTCGGGAAATGTCTCGCAAGGCATGTTGGCGACTGCCTACAGTTTTTGTGCCGCCTCGCGCAACAGTGTTTCAGTCGATGCCCAACCCAGGCAGCCATCGGTGATCGACACGCCGTACTTGAGTGCGCCTTTGCCCAAGGCCTGGCAGCCATCGAACAGGTGCCCTTCGATCATCACGCCAACAATCGAGCGGTCACCGGCCACGCGCTGGGCCAGCACGTCCTCGAACACTGCGGGTTGACGGGCCGGGTCCTTGCCGCTGTTGGCATGGCTGCAATCGACCATGATCCGCGCCTGCAAGCCCACCTTGGCCAAGCCCTGGCGAGCC
The sequence above is drawn from the Pseudomonas putida genome and encodes:
- a CDS encoding peptidylprolyl isomerase; protein product: MARATARHILVSSEDKCNELKTQIEAGADFAEVAKANSTCPSSRQGGDLGSFGPGQMVREFDTVVFSAPLNVVQGPVKTQFGYHLLEVTSRQD